A single region of the Verrucomicrobiia bacterium genome encodes:
- a CDS encoding prepilin-type N-terminal cleavage/methylation domain-containing protein produces the protein MRRPTGHQARSAPPAGFTLIEVMLAVSITTLIIFGLYAVFDQTQKALRQTVAQVDVLESIRIANDVLTRELETVSPAEPGNVNSNLIIHINPVSASVDVMGLGGTDNPVLRTSLQDIFFLTRQNDQWTAIGYWVGPVSSNQVGQPISVGRLYRFEHRVHQANLGGTNLLARFQNPVHRLADSQMVLDGLVHLRVLAYDSHGQPLVQNWVTNPPAINLRPWSVDPVRSTETAYGFNGYTRPSLPSHLEIEIGILEPQAVARFASIPVATEARRYLARNAGQIHLFRQRIPLRNAPPY, from the coding sequence CACTGGTCACCAAGCCCGTTCCGCCCCGCCCGCAGGGTTCACCCTGATCGAGGTGATGCTGGCCGTGTCCATCACCACGCTGATCATCTTCGGGCTCTACGCGGTGTTCGATCAGACCCAGAAAGCCCTGCGCCAGACCGTCGCGCAGGTGGATGTCCTCGAATCGATCCGCATCGCCAACGACGTGCTGACCCGGGAACTGGAGACCGTCTCGCCGGCCGAACCGGGCAACGTCAACAGCAACCTGATCATCCACATCAACCCGGTGTCGGCGTCGGTCGATGTCATGGGACTGGGCGGGACGGACAATCCGGTGCTGAGAACCAGCCTGCAGGACATCTTCTTTCTGACCCGGCAGAACGACCAGTGGACGGCCATCGGGTACTGGGTGGGTCCGGTCAGCAGCAACCAGGTGGGGCAGCCGATCTCGGTGGGCCGCCTGTACCGGTTCGAGCACCGGGTTCACCAGGCCAATCTCGGCGGCACCAACCTGCTGGCCCGGTTCCAGAATCCCGTCCATCGCCTGGCCGATTCGCAGATGGTTCTGGATGGATTGGTGCATCTGCGGGTGCTGGCCTACGACTCCCATGGTCAGCCGCTCGTGCAGAACTGGGTGACGAATCCACCGGCCATCAATCTTCGGCCCTGGAGTGTGGACCCGGTCCGGAGCACGGAGACGGCCTATGGATTCAACGGGTACACCCGCCCATCGCTGCCCAGTCATCTGGAGATCGAGATCGGCATTCTCGAACCCCAGGCGGTGGCCCGGTTTGCGTCCATTCCGGTCGCAACCGAGGCGCGCCGGTACCTCGCCCGCAACGCGGGGCAGATCCACCTCTTCCGACAGCGGATTCCGCTGCGCAACGCGCCGCCCTACTGA